The following proteins are encoded in a genomic region of Anguilla anguilla isolate fAngAng1 chromosome 15, fAngAng1.pri, whole genome shotgun sequence:
- the marchf7 gene encoding E3 ubiquitin-protein ligase MARCH7 isoform X2, producing MDSKSRRLPSSLSSDSSFSSSSSLGSSRLYGRSSVLGSDRYTRMSSIKLDTEHQSSRFQSTSRDYGVPESRHSSWKLASTPVSCDRSWADSSVGSRSKLFNSQGDSERRLGTYSGLLSATQDGDSKRPKLSYTSRASQSANSSSPAVGSTSSRLSSVSDYSWKPYSPLSRSSVSSSSSSEGLRSHRDLEDRSETPLSSHRSTGLSSLYRPDRLTSSYAQGARPKDTLQSSGRLSASLSRRPPSDYHPSLLARDSCRSASRTPGSAPPRASESPTGSLGPEPRGGGSSTRPCSWYVPLSERNAPATPPPPPPAPRPAADAGDSDGRRTTRQLLSRLANSMSSSLFSRRSSQDSPGSAPRSVESSDASPDLRREESSSQSADSSGNSSPDGSDRRGGSDGFAFLRRRRRQQQGLAPVLETRGGEPDPDPGRAPAAWLSSSLRSRCPPLFSRRRREGRDETARMATVSRDAHRGAKPPLGGGGAAETEAADGDRDEDDGQEEEEDDEGERAGAAGPLGATASGVSGPIAGRAARRLAGVSPNSLFRISVPPSLESSLPENVMITVDIMAAGRAGDRQEKEKPTSSRDPEKLRKIQESLLLEESDEDEADLCRICQMREESPANPLLEPCRCTGSLQYVHQDCMKKWLRSKIRSGSNLDAVTTCELCKEKLHLNIDNFDINELYRTHERSEYEFISCGLYLVVLLHLCEQRFSDVLGAATDAGFFNLARTLHQMDDLESSYGESEEDAAQDSRPSIDFSDLEDGDDEEEY from the exons ATGGATTCCAAATCCCGTAGGTTGCCATCATCGCTATCCTCTGATTCATcattctcctcttcctcgtccttgGGTTCCAGTCGACTTTATGGCAGAAGCAGTGTGCTGGGCAGTGACCGATACACAAGGATGTCCTCCATTAAACTGGACACGGAACACCAG AGTTCCAGGTTTCAGAGCACGTCCAGAGACTACGGTGTCCCGGAGAGCCGGCACTCCAGCTGGAAACTGGCCTCCACCCCGGTGTCATGTGACCGCTCCTGGGCCGACTCCTCTGTCGGAAGCAGGAGCAAGCTG TTTAATTCTCAGGGGGACTCCGAAAGGCGGTTGGGGACGTACTCGGGGCTTCTCAGCGCGACGCAGGACGGGGACTCCAAAAGGCCCAAGCTGTCCTATACCAGCAGAGCGTCGCAGTCCGCCAACTCCTCTTCGCCAGCAGTGGGCAGCACCAGCTCCCGCCTCAGCAGCGTCTCAG ATTATTCATGGAAGCCGTACAGCCCCCTGTCCAGATCTTCGGTttcctcttcatcatcctcaGAGGGGCTTCGTTCTCACAGGGACCTGGAGGACAGAAGCGAGACGCCTCTTTCTAGCCACAGGAGCACCGGGCTGTCCTCTCTGT ATCGGCCGGACCGCCTGACGTCGTCGTACGCGCAGGGGGCGCGGCCCAAGGACACCCTGCAGTCCTCCGGCCGCCTCAGCGCCTCCCTCAGCCGCCGCCCGCCCTCAGACTACCACCCCTCCCTGCTGGCCCGCGACTCCTGCAGGAGCGCCTCCCGGACtccgggctccgcccccccgaGGGCGTCGGAGTCGCCGACCGGCTCCCTGGGCCCCGAGCCGCGGGGCGGCGGCTCCTCCACTCGCCCCTGCTCCTGGTACGTGCCCCTGTCGGAGAGGAACGCCCCCgcgacccctccccctccccctcccgcccccagGCCGGCCGCAGACGCCGGCGACTCGGACGGCCGGCGCACCACCAGGCAGCTGCTGTCCCGGCTGGCCAACAGCATGTCCTCCAGCCTGTTCTCCAGGAGGTCCAGCCAGGACTCCCCCGGCTCGGCGCCGAGGTCCGTCGAGTCCTCGGACGCCTCCCCCGACCTCCGGAGGGAGGAGAGCTCCTCGCAGAGCGCCGACAGCAGCGGGAACAGCAGCCCCGACGGCTCGGACCGGAGGGGGGGCTCGGACGGCTTCGCCTTCctccggcggcggcggcggcagcagcagggcCTGGCCCCGGTGCTGGAGACGCGCGGCGGCGAGCCGGACCCGGACCCCGGGCGAGCCCCCGCCGCCTGGCTCTCGTCCTCGCTGCGGAGCCGCTGCCCGCCCCTCTTCTCCCGCCGCCGCAGGGAGGGCCGGGACGAGACCGCCCGCATGGCAACGGTCTCCAGGGACGCCCACCGGGGCGCCAAGCCCccgctggggggcgggggcgccgCGGAAACCGAGGCCGCCGATGGGGACCGGGACGAGGACGacgggcaggaggaggaggaggacgacgaggGCGAAAGGGCCGGAGCCGCAGGTCCCCTGGGGGCCACGGCCTCCGGCGTCTCGGGCCCCATCGCCGGTCGGGCCGCCCGAAGGCTGGCCGGAGTCTCCCCGAACTCCCTCTTCCGCATCTCCGTGCCCCCGTCCCTGGAGAGCTCCCTGCCCGAGAACGTCATGATCACGGTGGACATCATGGCCGCCGGGAGGGCGGGCGACaggcaggagaaggagaagccgACCTCCTCCAGGGACCCCGAGAAACTCAGGAAAATCCAGGAGAG CCTCCTGTTGGAGGAGTCGGACGAGGACGAGGCCGACCTGTGCAGGATCTGCCAGATGAGGGAGGAGTCCCCCGCCAACCCCCTGCTGGAGCCCTGCAGGTGCACCGGCAGCCTGCAGTACGTGCACCAGGACTGCATGAAGAAGTGGCTCCGCTCCAAGATCCGCTCCG GTTCTAACCTGGACGCCGTCACCACGTGCGAGCTGTGCAAGGAGAAGCTGCACCTCAACATCGACAACTTCGACATCAACGAGCTGTACAGGACACACGAGAGG TCTGAGTACGAGTTCATCAGCTGCGGCCTGTACCTGGTGGTGCTGCTCCACCTGTGCGAGCAGAGGTTCTCAGACGTGCTAGGAGCAGCCACCGACGCAGGG TTTTTCAACCTGGCGAGAACTCTTCATCAGATGGACGATCTCGAAA GCTCCTACggggagtcggaggaagacgcGGCGCAGGACAGCCGACCCTCCATCGATTTCTCCGACTTGGAGGACGGCGACGACGAAGAGGAGTATTAA
- the cd302 gene encoding CD302 antigen, whose amino-acid sequence MESKKLYRLPFLCQIVALTLYYERCYAGDCPGDGRTWVPFGQSCYHFVHGEENVAKGYTYETAKATCRGYALLSVKSAEVNDFIVQYSPQVWKGNINVWLDMNFNPDDDSLVWHDKTKVTFTNWDSGVSAADLASADICAALHSSTGQWEQVSCQEDVENGVVCEAAQETEKQKASNNPLLTALVVLSVLIIMGVSAVLWFLHQRHHFGTLFTAFEYHPPFRSPPADGATLVDSEETEDMA is encoded by the exons ATGGAGTCTAAGAAATTGTATCGCTTGCCTTTCTTATGCCAAATTGTTGCTTTAACGCTTTATTATGAACGCTGTTATGCAGGTG ATTGCCCAGGCGATGGGCGCACGTGGGTTCCCTTTGGTCAGAGCTGCTACCATTTTGTCCATGGAGAAGAAAACGTTGCGAAAGGCTACACATATGAGACCGCAAAGGCGACCTGTCGGGGATATG CGCTTCTGAGCGTGAAGAGTGCAGAAGTGAACGACTTCATCGTGCAGTACAGTCCCCAAGTTTGGAAAGGCAACATCAATGTGTGGCTGGACATGAACTTTAACCCTGACG ATGACAGTTTGGTGTGGCACGATAAAACAAAGGTGACGTTCACTAACTGGGACAGCGGCGTCTCCGCGGCCGACCTGGCCAGCGCGGACATCTGCGCGGCCTTGCACTCCAGCACGGGCCAGTGGGAGCAGGTCAGCTGCCAGGAGGACGTGGAGAACGGAGTGGTCTGCGAAGCGGCCCAGG AAACCGAAAAACAAAAGGCCA gTAACAATCCGCTGCTCACGGCGCTGGtcgtactgagcgtgctcatCATAATGGGGGTGTCCGCCGTCCTCTGGTTCCTCCATCAGAGGCACCACTTCGGCACTCTCTTCACCGCCTTCGAGTACCACCCGCCGTTCCGATCCCCCCCCGCCGACGGGGCCACGCTGGTGGACTCCGAGGAGACGGAAGACATGGCGTAA
- the marchf7 gene encoding E3 ubiquitin-protein ligase MARCH7 isoform X1 codes for MRKSKMDSKSRRLPSSLSSDSSFSSSSSLGSSRLYGRSSVLGSDRYTRMSSIKLDTEHQSSRFQSTSRDYGVPESRHSSWKLASTPVSCDRSWADSSVGSRSKLFNSQGDSERRLGTYSGLLSATQDGDSKRPKLSYTSRASQSANSSSPAVGSTSSRLSSVSDYSWKPYSPLSRSSVSSSSSSEGLRSHRDLEDRSETPLSSHRSTGLSSLYRPDRLTSSYAQGARPKDTLQSSGRLSASLSRRPPSDYHPSLLARDSCRSASRTPGSAPPRASESPTGSLGPEPRGGGSSTRPCSWYVPLSERNAPATPPPPPPAPRPAADAGDSDGRRTTRQLLSRLANSMSSSLFSRRSSQDSPGSAPRSVESSDASPDLRREESSSQSADSSGNSSPDGSDRRGGSDGFAFLRRRRRQQQGLAPVLETRGGEPDPDPGRAPAAWLSSSLRSRCPPLFSRRRREGRDETARMATVSRDAHRGAKPPLGGGGAAETEAADGDRDEDDGQEEEEDDEGERAGAAGPLGATASGVSGPIAGRAARRLAGVSPNSLFRISVPPSLESSLPENVMITVDIMAAGRAGDRQEKEKPTSSRDPEKLRKIQESLLLEESDEDEADLCRICQMREESPANPLLEPCRCTGSLQYVHQDCMKKWLRSKIRSGSNLDAVTTCELCKEKLHLNIDNFDINELYRTHERSEYEFISCGLYLVVLLHLCEQRFSDVLGAATDAGFFNLARTLHQMDDLESSYGESEEDAAQDSRPSIDFSDLEDGDDEEEY; via the exons ATG AGAAAATCCAAGATGGATTCCAAATCCCGTAGGTTGCCATCATCGCTATCCTCTGATTCATcattctcctcttcctcgtccttgGGTTCCAGTCGACTTTATGGCAGAAGCAGTGTGCTGGGCAGTGACCGATACACAAGGATGTCCTCCATTAAACTGGACACGGAACACCAG AGTTCCAGGTTTCAGAGCACGTCCAGAGACTACGGTGTCCCGGAGAGCCGGCACTCCAGCTGGAAACTGGCCTCCACCCCGGTGTCATGTGACCGCTCCTGGGCCGACTCCTCTGTCGGAAGCAGGAGCAAGCTG TTTAATTCTCAGGGGGACTCCGAAAGGCGGTTGGGGACGTACTCGGGGCTTCTCAGCGCGACGCAGGACGGGGACTCCAAAAGGCCCAAGCTGTCCTATACCAGCAGAGCGTCGCAGTCCGCCAACTCCTCTTCGCCAGCAGTGGGCAGCACCAGCTCCCGCCTCAGCAGCGTCTCAG ATTATTCATGGAAGCCGTACAGCCCCCTGTCCAGATCTTCGGTttcctcttcatcatcctcaGAGGGGCTTCGTTCTCACAGGGACCTGGAGGACAGAAGCGAGACGCCTCTTTCTAGCCACAGGAGCACCGGGCTGTCCTCTCTGT ATCGGCCGGACCGCCTGACGTCGTCGTACGCGCAGGGGGCGCGGCCCAAGGACACCCTGCAGTCCTCCGGCCGCCTCAGCGCCTCCCTCAGCCGCCGCCCGCCCTCAGACTACCACCCCTCCCTGCTGGCCCGCGACTCCTGCAGGAGCGCCTCCCGGACtccgggctccgcccccccgaGGGCGTCGGAGTCGCCGACCGGCTCCCTGGGCCCCGAGCCGCGGGGCGGCGGCTCCTCCACTCGCCCCTGCTCCTGGTACGTGCCCCTGTCGGAGAGGAACGCCCCCgcgacccctccccctccccctcccgcccccagGCCGGCCGCAGACGCCGGCGACTCGGACGGCCGGCGCACCACCAGGCAGCTGCTGTCCCGGCTGGCCAACAGCATGTCCTCCAGCCTGTTCTCCAGGAGGTCCAGCCAGGACTCCCCCGGCTCGGCGCCGAGGTCCGTCGAGTCCTCGGACGCCTCCCCCGACCTCCGGAGGGAGGAGAGCTCCTCGCAGAGCGCCGACAGCAGCGGGAACAGCAGCCCCGACGGCTCGGACCGGAGGGGGGGCTCGGACGGCTTCGCCTTCctccggcggcggcggcggcagcagcagggcCTGGCCCCGGTGCTGGAGACGCGCGGCGGCGAGCCGGACCCGGACCCCGGGCGAGCCCCCGCCGCCTGGCTCTCGTCCTCGCTGCGGAGCCGCTGCCCGCCCCTCTTCTCCCGCCGCCGCAGGGAGGGCCGGGACGAGACCGCCCGCATGGCAACGGTCTCCAGGGACGCCCACCGGGGCGCCAAGCCCccgctggggggcgggggcgccgCGGAAACCGAGGCCGCCGATGGGGACCGGGACGAGGACGacgggcaggaggaggaggaggacgacgaggGCGAAAGGGCCGGAGCCGCAGGTCCCCTGGGGGCCACGGCCTCCGGCGTCTCGGGCCCCATCGCCGGTCGGGCCGCCCGAAGGCTGGCCGGAGTCTCCCCGAACTCCCTCTTCCGCATCTCCGTGCCCCCGTCCCTGGAGAGCTCCCTGCCCGAGAACGTCATGATCACGGTGGACATCATGGCCGCCGGGAGGGCGGGCGACaggcaggagaaggagaagccgACCTCCTCCAGGGACCCCGAGAAACTCAGGAAAATCCAGGAGAG CCTCCTGTTGGAGGAGTCGGACGAGGACGAGGCCGACCTGTGCAGGATCTGCCAGATGAGGGAGGAGTCCCCCGCCAACCCCCTGCTGGAGCCCTGCAGGTGCACCGGCAGCCTGCAGTACGTGCACCAGGACTGCATGAAGAAGTGGCTCCGCTCCAAGATCCGCTCCG GTTCTAACCTGGACGCCGTCACCACGTGCGAGCTGTGCAAGGAGAAGCTGCACCTCAACATCGACAACTTCGACATCAACGAGCTGTACAGGACACACGAGAGG TCTGAGTACGAGTTCATCAGCTGCGGCCTGTACCTGGTGGTGCTGCTCCACCTGTGCGAGCAGAGGTTCTCAGACGTGCTAGGAGCAGCCACCGACGCAGGG TTTTTCAACCTGGCGAGAACTCTTCATCAGATGGACGATCTCGAAA GCTCCTACggggagtcggaggaagacgcGGCGCAGGACAGCCGACCCTCCATCGATTTCTCCGACTTGGAGGACGGCGACGACGAAGAGGAGTATTAA